In Citrus sinensis cultivar Valencia sweet orange chromosome 2, DVS_A1.0, whole genome shotgun sequence, a single genomic region encodes these proteins:
- the LOC102628490 gene encoding calcium-binding protein KRP1: MVDFEDLLPVMADKLGGEGLINELCNGFQLLMDKVKGVITTESLKLNAAVLGLQDLTDDKLASMVKEGDLDGDGALNQMEFCVLMFRLSPQLMEESQLWLREALNEELNNAGSGIY; the protein is encoded by the coding sequence ATGGTTGATTTCGAGGATCTGCTGCCTGTAATGGCAGATAAGTTGGGTGGCGAGGGGCTCATAAACGAGCTGTGTAATGGGTTTCAGCTGCTGATGGACAAGGTCAAAGGGGTCATCACAACTGAGAGCTTGAAGCTAAACGCTGCTGTTTTAGGGTTACAGGATTTGACAGACGATAAGCTTGCCAGCATGGTTAAAGAAGGGGATCTTGACGGTGATGGCGCCTTGAATCAAATGGAGTTTTGCGTTTTGATGTTCAGATTGAGTCCTCAGTTGATGGAAGAATCTCAGCTCTGGCTTCGAGAAGCTTTGAACGAGGAGCTCAACAACGCTGGCTCTGGCATCTATTAA